The following are encoded together in the Bacillus cereus group sp. RP43 genome:
- the ahpF gene encoding alkyl hydroperoxide reductase subunit F, protein MILDADIKTQLSQYLQLMENDILLKVSAGDDNVSKDMLSLVDELATMSSKITVEKVELERTPSFSVNRPGEDTGVVFAGIPLGHEFTSLVLALLQVSGRAPKVEQKLIDQIKSIQGEYHFESYISLSCHNCPDVVQALNVMSVLNSGITHTMIDGAAFKEEVESKDIMAVPTVYLNGESFGSGRMTLEEILAKMGNGPDASELSDKDPYDVLVVGGGPAGASAAIYAARKGIRTGIVAERFGGQVMDTMGIENFISVKRTEGPKLVASLEEHVKEYDIDVMNLQRAKRLEKKELIEVELENGAILKSKSVIVSTGARWRNVGVPGEAEFKNKGVAYCPHCDGPLFIGKDVAVIGGGNSGIEAAIDLAGIVNHVTVLEFMPELKADAVLQERLNSLPNVTVLKNVQTKEITGTDKVNGISYIDRETEEVHHVELQGVFVQIGLVPNTDWLGETVERARGEIVTDKHGATNVPGVFAAGDCTNNPYKQIIISMGSGANAALGAFDYLIRN, encoded by the coding sequence ATGATACTAGATGCAGATATAAAAACACAACTATCCCAATACCTTCAGTTAATGGAGAACGATATTTTACTTAAAGTAAGCGCAGGAGACGATAACGTATCTAAAGATATGTTATCTCTAGTAGATGAATTAGCTACTATGTCATCTAAGATTACAGTAGAAAAAGTTGAACTAGAGAGAACACCAAGCTTTAGCGTAAATCGCCCTGGCGAAGACACTGGTGTCGTATTCGCCGGTATTCCATTAGGACACGAATTTACTTCATTAGTGTTAGCTTTACTACAAGTTAGTGGACGTGCTCCAAAAGTTGAACAAAAATTAATCGATCAAATCAAAAGCATTCAAGGCGAATATCATTTTGAATCTTATATCAGCCTAAGTTGTCATAACTGTCCTGATGTTGTACAAGCTCTTAACGTAATGAGCGTTCTAAACTCTGGTATTACACATACTATGATTGATGGCGCTGCATTTAAAGAGGAAGTAGAAAGCAAAGACATCATGGCAGTACCAACTGTTTACCTAAACGGCGAATCTTTCGGAAGCGGTCGTATGACACTTGAAGAAATTTTAGCTAAAATGGGTAACGGTCCAGATGCATCAGAGCTTTCTGATAAAGATCCATACGATGTTCTTGTTGTTGGTGGCGGCCCAGCTGGTGCAAGTGCAGCAATTTATGCAGCACGTAAAGGAATCCGCACAGGTATCGTTGCTGAGCGCTTCGGTGGTCAAGTAATGGATACTATGGGTATTGAGAACTTCATCAGCGTAAAACGCACTGAAGGTCCTAAGCTAGTAGCAAGCCTTGAAGAGCACGTAAAAGAATACGACATCGATGTAATGAATCTACAACGTGCGAAACGTTTAGAGAAAAAAGAACTTATTGAAGTGGAACTTGAAAACGGCGCTATTCTGAAAAGTAAGAGCGTAATCGTTTCAACAGGTGCTCGCTGGCGTAATGTTGGCGTACCGGGTGAAGCTGAGTTCAAAAACAAAGGTGTAGCATACTGCCCACACTGTGACGGTCCATTATTCATCGGAAAAGATGTAGCGGTTATCGGCGGAGGTAACTCTGGTATTGAAGCAGCTATCGACTTAGCAGGTATTGTTAATCACGTAACTGTTCTTGAATTCATGCCAGAATTAAAAGCTGATGCTGTATTACAAGAGCGTCTTAACAGCCTACCAAACGTAACTGTTCTGAAAAACGTTCAAACGAAAGAAATTACTGGTACTGACAAAGTAAACGGTATTTCTTACATCGATCGTGAAACTGAAGAAGTTCATCACGTTGAATTACAGGGTGTATTCGTTCAAATCGGTCTTGTGCCAAACACAGACTGGTTAGGTGAAACTGTTGAACGCGCTCGCGGTGAAATCGTAACAGATAAGCACGGTGCTACAAATGTACCAGGAGTGTTTGCTGCAGGTGACTGTACAAATAATCCGTACAAACAAATCATCATCTCTATGGGTTCAGGTGCAAACGCAGCTTTAGGTGCATTTGATTACTTAATCCGTAACTAA
- a CDS encoding amidohydrolase — translation MKTLELQERLTEIFQHLHENPEVSWKEYETTAYITNFLKEEGISYKIFDDCPGVIAEIGSGNPVVAIRADMDALWQEVDGEFKANHSCGHDAHMTIVMGLILQLKNMRWGSGTVRFIFQPAEEKGNGSLKMVEKGAVDDADFLFGVHLRPIEELPLKQAAPSIRHGAAGFLEGTIHGDDAHGARPHQGINAIDVISMINIGLKNIWLPPQSSYSVKMTRCQAGGDNLNIIPGNGHFSLDVRAENNILLNELKQKIEQVILSAESMGSKVSYEWIDLAPGAEVSEEAERFMRKGILEVYGEEGCTGPLYTTGSDDFHYYTVKRPHLKAVMLGLGANLQPGLHHPYMKFDHSCIMDGVEILKQTVLKVLEDRG, via the coding sequence TTGAAAACATTAGAACTACAAGAGCGTTTAACTGAAATTTTTCAGCATTTACATGAAAACCCTGAAGTGAGTTGGAAAGAGTATGAAACGACAGCGTATATTACTAACTTTTTAAAAGAAGAAGGAATTTCATATAAAATATTTGATGATTGCCCAGGCGTGATCGCTGAAATTGGAAGCGGAAATCCAGTTGTTGCAATTCGTGCCGATATGGATGCACTTTGGCAAGAAGTAGACGGAGAGTTTAAAGCGAATCATTCATGTGGTCACGATGCACATATGACAATTGTGATGGGACTTATTTTACAATTGAAAAATATGAGATGGGGTAGTGGAACGGTTAGGTTTATTTTTCAGCCGGCAGAGGAAAAAGGAAATGGTTCTTTAAAGATGGTAGAGAAGGGTGCCGTGGATGATGCTGACTTCTTATTTGGTGTTCATTTAAGACCGATTGAAGAACTACCTTTGAAACAAGCTGCCCCATCTATTCGTCACGGAGCAGCAGGATTTTTAGAAGGAACGATCCATGGAGATGATGCACATGGGGCACGCCCGCATCAAGGGATAAATGCAATTGATGTCATTTCGATGATCAATATTGGATTGAAAAATATATGGTTACCGCCGCAAAGTTCCTATTCAGTGAAGATGACAAGGTGCCAAGCTGGCGGGGATAATTTGAATATTATTCCGGGAAACGGTCATTTTAGTTTAGATGTAAGGGCAGAAAATAACATATTACTAAATGAATTGAAGCAAAAAATAGAGCAAGTAATTTTGTCAGCTGAATCAATGGGATCTAAAGTATCTTATGAGTGGATCGATCTCGCACCAGGAGCTGAAGTGTCAGAAGAAGCTGAGCGCTTTATGCGAAAAGGTATTCTTGAAGTGTACGGGGAAGAGGGATGCACTGGACCACTGTATACGACAGGAAGCGATGATTTTCATTACTACACAGTGAAGAGACCACATTTAAAAGCCGTCATGCTTGGACTAGGGGCAAACCTACAACCTGGATTACACCATCCGTATATGAAGTTTGATCATAGTTGTATAATGGATGGAGTAGAAATATTGAAACAAACTGTATTGAAAGTGCTGGAAGACAGGGGCTAG
- a CDS encoding GNAT family N-acetyltransferase encodes MTVLYEGTLKQNEQPFHVTLLSLKHIEQILLLQNIVVDALEDKGRLQPLSLEEFQYILEGNGMMIGAFIENELIAFRALLVPPIDDEHLGLDIGLTESELHRVIYQEISNVHPNCRGNGMQKILATIIMDELQKEDSKYDYVCCTVAPFNIPSLKDKFAQGMEIAALKEKYGGSMRYVFVKELRKDIERDWTDVKSVPMSDASGQQTLLSEGYRGYEMERIDDTFTVKFGR; translated from the coding sequence ATGACGGTTCTTTATGAAGGAACATTAAAACAAAACGAACAACCATTTCACGTTACATTACTATCACTAAAGCACATCGAACAAATTTTATTACTACAAAATATTGTAGTTGATGCATTAGAAGATAAAGGTCGTTTACAACCGCTCTCACTAGAAGAATTTCAATACATTCTAGAAGGAAACGGCATGATGATCGGTGCTTTTATCGAAAACGAACTCATCGCATTTCGTGCCCTACTAGTCCCTCCTATTGACGATGAACATTTAGGACTTGATATCGGCCTAACAGAAAGCGAGCTACACCGCGTCATCTATCAAGAAATCTCAAACGTTCATCCAAACTGCCGAGGAAATGGGATGCAAAAAATATTAGCCACAATCATCATGGATGAATTACAAAAAGAAGACAGCAAATACGATTACGTTTGCTGCACCGTTGCACCTTTTAACATTCCTAGTTTAAAAGATAAGTTTGCGCAAGGGATGGAAATTGCTGCATTGAAGGAGAAGTACGGCGGGAGTATGCGGTATGTTTTTGTGAAGGAGTTGCGTAAAGATATAGAAAGAGATTGGACGGATGTTAAAAGCGTTCCTATGAGTGATGCTAGTGGACAGCAGACGTTACTTTCGGAGGGGTATCGTGGGTATGAGATGGAGAGAATAGACGATACTTTCACTGTGAAGTTTGGACGATAA
- a CDS encoding transcriptional regulator: MMIKIAVVGSKEFMENLLPIAHKLEEIEIDPYIYLHPAESSEILKRLKPCDVIFFSGALPYYMAKEIREQLLIPSVYLQQDETTVASSLLSIIYHQSIQPHKISIDLVDRSFITNVFHDIGLKETPQVMDYENMLWSNDEIKRIIDFHLAKYQSGEVDLALTSIHAVYDELQKIGIPSERMIDPTQSIIHGLKDAKIKAELAKSHSATVGACIISFIELQESSLEQLNVISKELRGSFKQVDEMTFILYTTRGDIELSIKTNTIDRLFTNIEGALSIGFGYGKTVNEAEQNAKIAQGFAKNNPIERCFYILTSDKELFGPFPKEQRVQSLKNDNPELMKIAKETKLSPANLSKIIQFSQSHPSLKFTAADLSEYLQVTRRSTERLLKKLVDYRYANICGEEMPYQQGRPRAIYELNLPLYSFQKF; the protein is encoded by the coding sequence ATGATGATAAAAATTGCAGTTGTCGGTTCAAAAGAGTTTATGGAGAATCTTTTACCTATTGCTCATAAACTAGAAGAGATAGAGATTGATCCATATATTTACCTTCACCCGGCAGAATCTTCTGAAATATTAAAGCGTTTAAAACCTTGTGATGTTATCTTTTTCTCAGGTGCTTTACCTTATTATATGGCAAAAGAAATAAGAGAACAATTACTAATTCCAAGTGTATATTTGCAGCAAGACGAGACAACTGTCGCATCTTCACTTCTTTCTATAATATATCATCAAAGTATTCAACCTCATAAAATTTCAATTGATTTAGTAGATCGTTCTTTTATTACAAATGTGTTCCATGATATCGGTCTGAAAGAAACGCCGCAAGTGATGGATTATGAAAATATGTTATGGAGTAATGATGAAATTAAGAGAATCATTGATTTTCATTTAGCTAAATATCAATCAGGAGAGGTTGATTTAGCTTTAACTAGTATTCACGCTGTCTACGATGAACTTCAAAAAATAGGTATTCCTTCAGAGCGTATGATAGATCCGACGCAATCAATTATACATGGGTTAAAAGATGCAAAAATAAAAGCTGAGTTAGCAAAAAGCCATTCAGCTACTGTTGGTGCTTGTATTATATCCTTTATAGAGTTACAAGAAAGCTCGCTTGAACAATTAAATGTAATTTCAAAAGAATTACGTGGTTCATTTAAACAAGTTGATGAAATGACTTTTATTTTGTATACAACTCGTGGTGATATTGAATTGAGTATAAAAACAAATACGATAGATCGTTTATTTACGAATATAGAAGGAGCGTTATCTATTGGATTTGGTTACGGAAAAACAGTAAATGAAGCGGAACAAAATGCAAAAATCGCTCAAGGTTTCGCAAAAAATAATCCGATAGAACGCTGCTTTTATATACTAACAAGTGATAAAGAATTATTTGGTCCGTTCCCGAAAGAACAGAGAGTACAAAGTTTAAAAAACGATAATCCTGAATTAATGAAAATAGCGAAGGAAACGAAGCTTAGTCCTGCAAACTTGTCAAAAATCATTCAATTTAGTCAATCGCATCCATCATTGAAATTTACAGCGGCCGATCTTTCTGAGTACTTACAAGTGACTCGGCGATCGACGGAAAGGCTGTTAAAGAAATTAGTTGATTACAGGTATGCCAATATTTGCGGCGAGGAAATGCCCTATCAACAAGGGCGCCCTCGTGCAATATATGAGCTAAATTTACCGTTGTATTCGTTTCAAAAATTTTAA
- the mtnK gene encoding S-methyl-5-thioribose kinase, which produces MSKFTKYFLMEAKDVIAYVQEKLPKFEHAKGLKCKEIGDGNLNYVFRVWDEQKNISVIVKQAGDTARISDEFKLSTNRIRIESDVLRLEGELASGLVPNVYLFDSVMNCCVMEDLSDHTILRTALINHQMFPKLADDLTTFMVNTLLLTSDVVMNHKEKKELVKNYINPELCEITEDLVYSEPFTNHNKRNELFQLNEGWIREHIYSDKELRMEVAKLKFSFMTNAQALLHGDLHTGSVFVKSDSTKVIDPEFAFYGPMGYDVGNIMANLMFAWVNADAVMQSGIEKDTYMNWIESTMIDVIDLFKKKFLDAWDIHVTEIMAKEEGFNRVYLQSVLEDTAAVTGLELIRRIVGLAKVKDMTCIENDAARARAERICLQVAKKFILQANQYKAGSSFVETLKKQSMHSAK; this is translated from the coding sequence ATGTCTAAGTTCACGAAGTATTTTTTAATGGAAGCTAAAGATGTAATCGCATATGTGCAAGAGAAATTACCTAAGTTCGAACATGCAAAGGGGCTAAAGTGTAAAGAAATAGGTGATGGTAATTTAAATTATGTGTTCCGCGTTTGGGATGAACAGAAGAACATTTCTGTCATTGTAAAGCAAGCTGGGGATACAGCGCGTATTTCAGATGAGTTTAAGTTGTCGACGAATCGAATCCGTATAGAATCAGATGTTTTGCGATTAGAAGGAGAGTTAGCATCTGGACTCGTGCCAAATGTATATTTGTTTGATAGTGTGATGAATTGTTGCGTGATGGAAGATTTATCAGATCACACAATATTGCGTACAGCACTCATAAATCATCAAATGTTTCCGAAGCTTGCTGATGATTTAACTACTTTTATGGTAAACACTCTTCTATTAACATCAGATGTTGTAATGAATCATAAAGAGAAGAAGGAACTTGTGAAGAATTATATAAATCCTGAGTTATGTGAGATTACAGAGGACCTCGTATATTCAGAGCCATTCACAAACCATAATAAACGCAACGAATTGTTTCAATTAAATGAAGGATGGATTAGAGAGCATATTTATAGTGATAAAGAGCTTCGTATGGAAGTAGCAAAACTTAAGTTTTCGTTTATGACGAATGCACAAGCGCTACTTCACGGTGATTTACATACTGGTTCTGTTTTTGTAAAAAGTGATTCTACAAAGGTTATTGATCCTGAATTTGCTTTTTATGGACCTATGGGATATGACGTTGGGAATATAATGGCGAATTTAATGTTTGCATGGGTGAATGCAGATGCAGTGATGCAATCTGGTATTGAGAAAGATACATATATGAACTGGATAGAATCTACCATGATAGATGTAATTGATTTATTTAAGAAGAAGTTTTTAGATGCTTGGGATATTCATGTGACAGAGATTATGGCGAAGGAAGAAGGCTTTAACCGAGTTTATTTACAATCTGTATTAGAGGATACAGCTGCAGTGACGGGTCTTGAGTTAATACGTCGTATTGTTGGTCTAGCGAAGGTAAAGGATATGACTTGTATTGAGAATGACGCGGCGCGTGCTAGAGCGGAGCGAATTTGTCTTCAAGTAGCGAAGAAGTTTATTTTACAAGCGAATCAATATAAAGCAGGTAGCAGCTTTGTAGAAACGTTAAAAAAACAGTCAATGCATAGTGCGAAATAA
- a CDS encoding dipeptide epimerase, which translates to MKITAIHLYAIRLPLRDPFVISYGSYSDMPSIIVKMETDEGIIGFGEGVADDHVTGESWESTFHILKHILAPALIGKNPMNIEKIHDMMDNTIYGVPTAKAAIDIACFDITGKKLNQPVYQLIGGRYHEEFPVTHVLSIAEPENMAEEAASMIKKGYQSFKMKVGTIVHEDVKRIEAVRERVGNDIAIRVDVNQGWKNSANTLTALRSLGHLNIDWIEQPVVADDIDAMAHIRSKTDLPLMIDEGLKGSREMRQIIKLDATDKVNIKLMKCGGIYPAVKLAHQAEMAGIECQVGSMVESSVASSAGFHVAFSKKIITSVELTGPLKFTKDIGNLHYDVPFIRLNEKPGLGIEINEDTLQELTVFQDVVR; encoded by the coding sequence ATGAAAATTACAGCTATTCATCTTTACGCAATTCGTTTACCGCTTCGCGATCCGTTTGTTATTAGTTATGGTTCTTATTCTGATATGCCTTCTATTATAGTCAAAATGGAAACCGATGAAGGCATTATCGGTTTCGGTGAAGGCGTTGCTGATGATCACGTTACAGGTGAATCATGGGAAAGTACTTTCCATATTTTAAAACATATACTAGCTCCTGCTCTTATCGGGAAAAATCCAATGAATATCGAGAAAATACACGATATGATGGACAACACAATTTACGGTGTTCCTACAGCGAAGGCTGCGATTGATATTGCTTGTTTTGATATAACGGGTAAAAAATTAAATCAACCTGTATATCAATTAATTGGCGGACGCTACCATGAAGAATTTCCTGTCACTCACGTCTTAAGTATCGCCGAGCCAGAAAATATGGCTGAGGAAGCTGCCTCTATGATTAAGAAAGGTTACCAATCTTTCAAAATGAAAGTCGGCACAATTGTACACGAAGATGTAAAACGAATTGAAGCTGTACGGGAACGTGTAGGAAATGATATCGCGATTCGCGTTGATGTAAACCAAGGGTGGAAAAATAGCGCAAACACATTAACAGCACTTCGTTCATTAGGTCACTTAAACATCGACTGGATTGAACAGCCTGTTGTAGCGGACGATATTGACGCAATGGCTCATATTCGTTCGAAAACAGATCTTCCACTTATGATTGATGAAGGATTAAAAGGCTCTCGTGAAATGCGCCAAATCATTAAATTAGACGCAACTGATAAGGTGAATATAAAACTAATGAAATGCGGCGGCATATATCCAGCTGTAAAACTCGCCCATCAAGCTGAAATGGCAGGAATTGAATGCCAAGTTGGATCCATGGTTGAATCATCTGTTGCCTCTTCCGCAGGATTCCATGTCGCTTTCTCAAAAAAAATCATTACTAGCGTCGAACTAACAGGACCATTAAAATTCACGAAAGACATCGGAAACTTACATTACGACGTACCATTTATTCGTTTAAACGAAAAGCCGGGATTAGGAATTGAAATAAATGAAGATACATTACAAGAACTAACCGTCTTTCAAGACGTTGTACGCTAA
- the ahpC gene encoding alkyl hydroperoxide reductase subunit C, producing MLLIGTEVKPFKANAYHNGEFIQVTDESLKGKWSVVCFYPADFTFVCPTELEDLQNQYATLKDLGVEVYSVSTDTHFTHKAWHDSSETIGKIEYIMIGDPTRTITTNFNVLMEEEGLAARGTFIIDPDGIIQSMEINADGIGRDASILVNKIKAAQYVRNNPGEVCPAKWQEGSATLKPSLDLVGKI from the coding sequence ATGTTATTAATCGGCACAGAAGTAAAACCGTTTAAAGCTAATGCTTACCATAATGGAGAATTTATTCAAGTTACTGACGAAAGTTTAAAAGGAAAATGGAGTGTAGTTTGTTTCTACCCAGCAGACTTCACATTTGTTTGTCCAACTGAACTTGAAGACTTACAAAACCAATACGCAACTCTAAAAGACTTAGGCGTTGAAGTATACTCTGTATCTACAGACACTCACTTCACTCACAAAGCATGGCATGATAGCTCAGAAACTATCGGCAAAATCGAATACATTATGATTGGTGACCCAACTCGCACAATCACTACAAACTTCAACGTTTTAATGGAAGAAGAAGGTCTTGCTGCTCGTGGTACATTCATCATCGATCCAGACGGAATTATCCAATCTATGGAAATTAATGCTGACGGTATCGGCCGTGACGCAAGCATTCTTGTTAACAAAATTAAAGCAGCTCAATACGTACGTAACAACCCAGGTGAAGTTTGCCCAGCTAAATGGCAAGAGGGTTCTGCAACACTTAAACCAAGCCTTGACCTTGTAGGCAAAATCTAA
- the nhaC gene encoding Na+/H+ antiporter NhaC: MKREIPFGIAIIPIIITVAVMMVTIVVLEQSPHVPLIIGTTVASIVAWRYGYKWNDIEESMYKGIRLALPAIVIIILVGLTIGAWIGGGIVATMIYYGLKLLTPSLFLVSITIICSIVALAIGSSWSTMGTIGVAGMGIGLSMGIPAPMVAGAIISGSYFGDKMSPLSDTTNLAAGLTNTDLFTHIRHMLFTTIPGLIITLIVYAFLGRSFGNNNIDAKSIDQTLQVLQQNFVISPFLLIIPVVVMVLVAKKVPAIPAILVGVILGFLSQVFIQGGSVSSAVGALQSGFVIDTGNKLVDELFNRGGLSSMMNTVSMTIVAMTFGGVLEHTGILRSIVNQILKLATSSKGLIASTIASCFATNLTCSEQYISIVVPSRMYANAYTEKGLHSKNLSRALEDGGTLTSVFVPWNTCGVFILATLGVGAFEYAPYAILNFIVPIISIIYGITGFTITKLSDIEKADLLKKQKAQLEA, translated from the coding sequence ATGAAAAGAGAAATACCTTTTGGCATAGCAATAATCCCTATTATCATTACAGTTGCAGTTATGATGGTTACAATTGTTGTATTAGAACAAAGCCCTCACGTCCCACTTATTATCGGTACAACCGTTGCTTCTATCGTCGCTTGGCGATACGGTTACAAATGGAATGACATTGAAGAATCGATGTATAAAGGAATTCGCCTTGCATTACCCGCTATCGTTATCATTATTCTTGTAGGTTTAACGATCGGTGCTTGGATTGGCGGTGGAATCGTCGCTACTATGATTTATTACGGCTTAAAACTTTTAACCCCATCATTATTTTTAGTTTCAATTACAATTATTTGTTCTATCGTTGCATTAGCTATCGGTAGCTCTTGGTCTACAATGGGAACAATTGGTGTTGCTGGAATGGGAATTGGCCTAAGTATGGGAATCCCAGCTCCAATGGTTGCTGGCGCTATAATTTCCGGTTCTTATTTTGGCGATAAAATGTCACCGCTTTCAGACACGACAAACTTAGCCGCAGGACTAACAAATACAGATTTATTCACACATATTCGTCATATGTTATTTACTACAATCCCTGGTTTAATTATTACTCTTATCGTTTATGCGTTCTTAGGAAGAAGCTTCGGCAATAACAATATTGATGCAAAAAGCATCGATCAAACGTTACAAGTATTGCAACAAAACTTTGTTATTTCGCCTTTCCTATTAATTATACCCGTAGTCGTTATGGTATTGGTCGCTAAAAAAGTCCCTGCTATACCAGCTATTCTCGTAGGTGTTATTTTAGGATTCTTATCACAAGTCTTTATTCAAGGTGGCTCTGTCTCATCAGCTGTCGGTGCACTCCAAAGTGGATTTGTCATAGACACTGGAAACAAACTAGTAGATGAACTATTTAACCGTGGTGGCTTAAGCTCTATGATGAATACAGTTTCTATGACAATTGTCGCTATGACTTTCGGCGGAGTACTAGAACATACTGGCATTCTTCGCTCAATTGTAAATCAAATTTTAAAATTAGCCACATCATCAAAAGGACTTATCGCCTCTACTATCGCATCTTGCTTTGCAACGAATCTTACTTGCTCTGAACAATATATTTCGATTGTTGTTCCTTCAAGAATGTATGCAAATGCGTACACAGAAAAAGGACTACATTCTAAAAATTTATCCAGAGCATTAGAAGATGGTGGAACATTAACTTCTGTTTTCGTACCTTGGAATACATGTGGTGTATTTATACTCGCAACACTTGGAGTCGGCGCATTCGAATATGCTCCTTATGCTATATTGAATTTCATCGTACCTATTATCTCAATCATTTATGGTATAACTGGCTTCACAATTACGAAGCTATCTGATATTGAAAAAGCAGACCTACTGAAAAAACAAAAAGCACAACTAGAAGCTTAA
- a CDS encoding methyltransferase, protein MNEQYYDAVLNIKTVGEQKGFNKSMHYHRYEPTPYSGLDELLNQYEIKSSDRIVDFGCGKGRLNFYMHHKCDASAVGIEMNEAFYKEAMENCERYARKVRNSKDKIQFECCLAQEYEIDPRDNRFYFFNPFSVQVFMNVVNNILLSVEEIERKVDIILYYPSEDYIFFLENQTAFELKREVRLPGAYEKNGNERFLVYTLGL, encoded by the coding sequence ATGAACGAACAATATTACGATGCTGTATTAAATATAAAAACCGTCGGTGAGCAAAAAGGGTTTAATAAATCTATGCACTATCACCGTTATGAACCGACACCGTATAGCGGGTTGGATGAGTTATTGAATCAATATGAAATAAAAAGTAGCGATCGAATTGTAGACTTTGGGTGTGGAAAAGGGAGATTGAATTTTTACATGCATCATAAGTGCGATGCATCAGCGGTTGGAATTGAAATGAATGAAGCGTTTTATAAAGAAGCAATGGAAAACTGTGAGCGTTATGCAAGGAAGGTAAGAAACAGTAAAGATAAAATTCAATTTGAATGTTGTTTAGCACAGGAATATGAGATTGATCCACGTGATAACCGGTTTTATTTCTTCAATCCATTTTCTGTCCAAGTGTTTATGAATGTAGTAAATAACATTTTGCTTTCGGTAGAGGAAATAGAGAGGAAAGTGGATATTATTTTATACTACCCTTCTGAAGATTATATTTTCTTCTTGGAGAATCAGACTGCTTTTGAATTGAAGAGAGAAGTTAGATTACCGGGTGCTTATGAGAAGAATGGGAATGAGAGATTTTTAGTTTATACATTAGGATTATAA